One segment of Natronosalvus halobius DNA contains the following:
- a CDS encoding monovalent cation/H+ antiporter subunit E, with translation MAADRLLVPLSESSTVRQTVAYAVQSSLESDPEELVCHLVVAVPFEADVPEERAELEAAERLLERAATWVGEDTDDVEVTVTVETAIIGADEYLFGPKDYANAFAAYAETHHLDRLVLDPEYQPGATAPLLQPLERELARIDLPFDEAPVDRPAQHARFVSTGGWRRFFGLFGISFVFYLVLGDPTYWFDLVTGVAVAGIVSLTLSQVTFIREPSIKRGPVLLIRFLLYVPYLLFEIIKANVAVSITILRPSMPIEPTMTRVDARVKSGLPLLALANSITLTPGTLTVRANDQSLVVHTLIPAAQADLFDGGLERAIRFVFHGRQSAAIASPRERGDAEVVYPEPARVADADADNADTDADVDSPTERGDER, from the coding sequence GTGGCGGCTGACCGCCTGCTCGTCCCGCTCTCTGAGTCGTCTACCGTCCGCCAGACGGTTGCCTACGCGGTCCAGTCGAGCCTCGAGTCCGACCCCGAGGAACTCGTCTGTCACCTCGTGGTCGCCGTCCCCTTCGAGGCTGACGTCCCCGAGGAGCGCGCGGAACTCGAGGCCGCCGAGCGCTTGCTCGAGCGGGCAGCGACGTGGGTCGGCGAGGACACCGATGACGTCGAGGTGACCGTCACCGTCGAGACGGCCATCATCGGCGCCGACGAGTACCTCTTCGGCCCGAAGGACTACGCCAACGCGTTCGCGGCCTACGCCGAGACGCACCACCTCGATCGACTCGTCCTGGATCCGGAGTACCAGCCCGGGGCGACCGCGCCGCTGCTGCAGCCGCTGGAGCGCGAACTCGCGCGAATCGATCTGCCCTTCGACGAAGCGCCGGTCGACCGACCGGCCCAGCACGCACGATTCGTCAGTACCGGCGGCTGGCGTCGCTTCTTCGGCCTCTTCGGCATCTCGTTCGTGTTCTACCTTGTCCTCGGCGACCCGACCTACTGGTTCGACCTCGTCACCGGCGTCGCCGTCGCCGGCATCGTCTCGCTGACGCTCTCGCAGGTCACGTTCATCCGCGAACCGTCGATCAAGCGCGGCCCCGTGCTGTTGATTCGCTTTCTCCTCTACGTTCCGTACCTCCTCTTCGAGATCATCAAGGCCAACGTGGCCGTCTCGATCACCATCCTTCGGCCCTCGATGCCGATCGAGCCGACGATGACGCGCGTCGACGCCCGCGTCAAGAGCGGCCTGCCACTGCTCGCGTTGGCCAACAGCATCACGCTCACGCCAGGGACGCTGACCGTTCGGGCGAACGACCAGTCGCTGGTCGTTCACACGCTGATCCCCGCCGCGCAGGCGGACCTCTTCGACGGCGGTCTCGAGCGAGCAATTCGGTTCGTCTTCCACGGCCGACAGTCCGCGGCCATCGCGTCGCCTCGAGAACGGGGGGATGCCGAGGTCGTCTATCCGGAGCCCGCTCGCGTCGCCGACGCGGACGCGGATAACGCTGACACGGACGCTGACGTTGATTCGCCCACCGAAAGAGGTGACGAACGATGA
- a CDS encoding cation:proton antiporter: MMPTDLSEIFLVAAAVFVVLAIVMFYRAVAGPTTQDRLLAVNVLGTNTVVILALLSVALEQPWYLDIALIYALLNFLMAIAISKFTVERGGVL; this comes from the coding sequence ATGATGCCGACCGACCTCAGCGAGATCTTCCTCGTCGCTGCCGCGGTGTTCGTCGTGCTCGCCATCGTCATGTTCTACCGGGCGGTCGCCGGCCCGACGACCCAGGACCGTCTCCTCGCGGTCAACGTCCTCGGGACGAACACGGTCGTCATCCTCGCCCTGCTCTCGGTGGCACTCGAGCAGCCGTGGTACCTCGACATCGCGCTGATCTACGCCCTGTTGAACTTCCTGATGGCAATCGCCATCTCGAAGTTCACCGTCGAGCGAGGTGGGGTACTGTGA
- the mnhG gene encoding monovalent cation/H(+) antiporter subunit G — protein sequence MIETIRFWAIVGLVGAGVFFTLVSAVGVIRLPDVYTRAHTASQTDTLGAGFTLAAVALALGWQHATAYTVLLLFFVFVTNPTAAHAIARSASDVGIDPWTADDAREDTRDDTGGDSR from the coding sequence GTGATCGAAACGATCCGCTTCTGGGCCATCGTCGGCCTCGTCGGTGCGGGCGTGTTCTTCACGCTCGTCTCCGCGGTTGGCGTCATCCGCCTTCCAGACGTCTACACGCGCGCGCACACGGCCTCCCAGACGGACACCCTCGGCGCGGGCTTCACGCTCGCGGCAGTCGCGCTGGCGCTCGGGTGGCAACACGCGACGGCGTACACCGTCCTCCTGCTGTTCTTCGTGTTCGTCACGAACCCGACGGCCGCCCACGCCATCGCGCGATCAGCCTCCGACGTCGGTATCGACCCGTGGACCGCCGACGACGCCCGCGAGGACACCCGCGACGACACGGGAGGTGACTCGCGATGA
- a CDS encoding DUF4040 domain-containing protein, translating to MSAVAYTLAVFVLLSAVATALFRDVLSVIVVFGAYSLGMAILYAFLLAPDVAMTEAAIGAGVTTVLLLLTIARTARPTTEDRFESIHVPSLVVVGAFVLVLVTAVLPEMYAVGSQEAPIWANAEVTQAYLESAYDDTGVENAVTAVLAAYRGFDTFGEAVVVFAAGIATLLVLKREVFV from the coding sequence ATGAGCGCCGTCGCCTACACCCTCGCGGTGTTCGTCTTGCTGTCGGCCGTCGCGACCGCGCTGTTCCGGGACGTCCTCTCGGTCATCGTCGTCTTCGGCGCTTACAGCCTGGGGATGGCGATTCTCTACGCCTTCCTGCTGGCGCCCGACGTGGCCATGACCGAGGCCGCCATCGGTGCCGGCGTGACGACGGTGCTCCTGTTGCTCACCATCGCCCGGACGGCCCGCCCGACGACCGAGGACCGCTTCGAGTCGATTCACGTACCCTCACTCGTCGTCGTCGGGGCGTTCGTCCTCGTGCTCGTGACGGCAGTCCTGCCCGAAATGTACGCCGTCGGCTCCCAGGAGGCGCCCATCTGGGCGAACGCCGAGGTGACCCAGGCGTACCTCGAGTCGGCCTACGATGACACGGGAGTCGAAAACGCGGTAACGGCCGTCCTGGCGGCCTACCGTGGCTTCGACACGTTCGGGGAGGCGGTCGTCGTCTTCGCGGCGGGAATCGCCACCCTGCTCGTCCTGAAACGGGAGGTGTTCGTCTGA
- a CDS encoding MnhB domain-containing protein, translated as MSDREPVNGGFEDTYTESQVILVAVRIIAPFTLTYGLFMALHGADTPGGSFQGGAIVGVTILMIAFAFGIEPTRQWLTNSAIVALVTGGVAVFVGIGLATIVLDGAFLEYERFETIGIAGKWGMEAIEVGGIALIVSGVIVTLFFATAAGFGTNGLDDETEGSTDD; from the coding sequence ATGAGCGATCGAGAACCCGTCAACGGCGGGTTCGAGGACACCTACACCGAGAGCCAGGTGATCCTCGTGGCGGTCAGGATCATCGCCCCGTTTACGCTCACCTACGGCCTGTTCATGGCCCTCCACGGAGCGGACACGCCCGGCGGGAGCTTCCAGGGCGGCGCCATCGTCGGCGTCACGATCCTCATGATCGCCTTCGCGTTCGGCATCGAGCCGACCCGGCAGTGGCTCACAAACAGCGCCATCGTCGCCCTCGTGACCGGAGGCGTCGCCGTCTTCGTCGGGATCGGCCTCGCGACCATCGTCCTGGACGGGGCGTTCCTCGAGTACGAGCGCTTCGAGACGATCGGCATCGCCGGCAAGTGGGGAATGGAGGCCATCGAGGTCGGCGGCATCGCCCTGATCGTCTCGGGCGTGATCGTCACGCTGTTCTTCGCGACGGCGGCCGGCTTTGGGACCAACGGACTCGACGACGAGACGGAGGGATCCACCGATGATTGA
- a CDS encoding cation:proton antiporter subunit C: MIELLASHYIYGLVFVVLGIGLYMTIASQNLVKKLIGVNLFQSAIFLFFVATAYVEGGRAPILHTGTDAPLASPLPQVIVLTAIVVGVALTAVGLALIVRIHGEYGTLREDTLREVRTDE; the protein is encoded by the coding sequence ATGATTGAGTTACTTGCAAGCCACTACATCTACGGCCTGGTGTTCGTCGTGCTCGGCATCGGGCTCTACATGACCATCGCCAGCCAGAACCTCGTGAAGAAGCTGATTGGCGTCAATCTGTTTCAGTCGGCGATCTTTCTGTTCTTCGTCGCCACGGCCTACGTCGAGGGCGGGCGGGCGCCAATTCTCCACACGGGCACGGACGCACCGCTCGCGAGCCCGCTCCCGCAGGTGATCGTGCTCACCGCCATCGTCGTCGGCGTCGCGTTGACGGCGGTCGGCCTCGCGCTCATCGTCCGCATTCACGGCGAGTACGGGACGCTTCGGGAGGACACCCTCCGGGAGGTGCGCACCGATGAGTAG